The nucleotide sequence GGATGGCCCTGCTCGTGGGCGGCCCGGTGACCGCGCTGCCGGCGATGGGCGTCTTCCTGTCGCTCTTCAAGCCGCGCGTCTTCTGGCTCTACCTCGGCATCTGCCTCACGGGCACGCTCATCGTCGCCTACGTCTCCCAGCTCCTCCTGGGGTAGCAGGCCGCACTTCGTCCTGCGGCCTGGGGCGGACTTGTGTTGGCGAAGGGGTGGCGCGAAGCGGGGGACCCCCGCCGCACGGACCGAAGGGAGTACGGTGGGGGTGCGCAGCGACAGGACCCCGAAGCCAGCACGGTCTTCAGCGCATGCCGCACTTGACGGCGGCGGCGCCCCGGGACTACTCTCTGCATCCTCCGCGGCCTGTCTGCGGACGATCACCGGGAACGTAAGGAGACGCGGATGAAGGAACTTGCGGAAGGCGGACTGGAGCAGCAGGGCGGACACGTCGCGGTCTGGTTCGACCAGCAGGAGGACACGGTCGTCGTCCAGTGCGACTTCGTCGACCTGAACTTCTACCGGGACGACTTCATGGACCTGGTCGAGGTGCTCAAGGAGGCGGCCGACCGCCTCATGCTCGAATCTCCCCCGGAACTGTAAGCCCGGCTCGTCTCGGAGGCTCTTTTCCGCCCTGGCGGCGGCGGCCTCCTTGCACCGCGCGAGCCAGCGAGTGCGGTGAAAACAACGTGCGGCGTACAGCAGTACGCCTCCTCGCAAGCTTGCGTCCTGCCTTGCCAGGACGAAGAATAGCGCTCCGATACGGAGCCGGGCAGCTTGAGCCCCGTTCGATTCACAGGCAATGGCTCTCTTCCGCCCTGGCGGAGCCGGCAGCCGGAAGAGGCTAGCAGTCGATCTCGGTGCGGGCGTCGGCGTTGAAGATGCGCACGACCGTGCTGGGACAGATCCCGCGCAGATTGTGCGCGGTGGCGATCGCCAGCTCGGCGAGGTCCGGCCCGTCCTCCCTGCCCTTGATGTGAATCTGCACCCGCGGCGAGAACCCGAGCAGCGCAAGGATCTCCGGGTAGTAGGCGCTCTTGCCCCAGACCACGTAGATCTTGAGCTGGCTCGAAGGGCTGGTGAAGATTCCCCCCTGGCTCGATTCGAGGAAGCCGGAGGACTTGAGGGCGGAGGCAGCTTCGGCGGTGGTCGCGTCCGTGTAGATGACCCGCGTGTGACCCATCGCCTCGCGTGCCCCTCCTCTTGCCGGGTGGAAACTATAAGCCCAGCGCGGCGCACGAAGCAAGCCCCGGGGAAGGGCGCCCGCCAACTCGCGGCATCCCCACGGCGGGGTTGGTGCCGTCGGGGGCACATCGGTCCCCTTCGGCGGTCCCGGCGGGCGCTGCCGGTCGCCGCGTCATCCTCCCGGACCGCCCAAGCCGGCGCAATTACGGCCGGCACCCGGAGTGGCACCGCTCTTGCTCGCGTCCCCGGCATGGAAGGGCGGGACGAGCGCGCCGGCGGGCACTACCGCGCCCTCGGGGTCCCGGCCGGCGCGACCCAGCTGGCGATCGAGAAGGCCTTTGCCGGCTGGCGCCGGCGGCGGGATGGTGGCCTGGCCGACGCGGACGCGTTCCGGCACGCCGAGGACGCGTACCACGTTCTCTCGGAACCTTCCTTGCGCGCCCGCCACGACCGGCAGCTTGGTCTCCATGCGCACCCCGCCTGGACCGGAGCTGGCGGGCGCGAGGCGGCGGCGCTCTGCCGGCGGGGCGTCTGGCACCTCTCCCGCGGCAGGCCCGAAACTGCGCGGCGGCTGCTGGAGCGCGCCGCGTCCATCGCCCCGACGGATCCCCTGGCCAGGAGTTACCTCGGTCTTGCCTTGGCGCGCACACGGGCGGACCTCCACGAGGCGGCACGGCATGGCGAGTTCGCCGTGGAGCGTCGCCCCGGGGAGCCGGCATTCCTCTTCAATCTCTACGAGGTTTACAGCGCCGCGGGCCTCACCGGCCGGGCACTGCGAGCGCGGGTGCTCGCCTGGCGCGCCGCTGCCGCCTCGCTCATCAGGGGACGCGACCGCCGGATATGACGGCTGTGTGACGAGGGTCACCGCACCTCGTTTCTCATCGGGATACGCTCCATTCGTTCGCCGCGGACGCCGGCGGTCGGGAGCCGCCGCGAGGCCACATCGGCGGACTGGGGGGGGAGATGGGTGAAGAAAGTCGTTTAAGGGTTGGGTCCAACCCCTTTGATGAAGCCCGGTTTTTCCTTCAATTTGTTGTTGACATGGGCGGGGGCGATTGCTAGATTCGGAGCCGGCACGGGGTAGGTGGGGGCCGTGCGTGGGTACCCTGGACTCCTTACAGAGGTGGACTTGAGCCATGGGGTTGTTTAAGTCCAAGGAAGTGGTCGGGGTCGATATCGGCACGCATTCCATCAAGGTGGTGGAGCTGCGGTGGTCCGGTAAATCCATCCAGCTGCAGAGCTTCGGCATCGCGCCCATCCCGGCGCAGTCCATCGTCGACGGCGCCATCCTGGACAAGGGCGCGATCGTCGATGCGCTGCAGGGGCTCTTGCGCGAGCAGAAGGTCCGGCGCAAGCAGACGGCGATGGGCCTCTCGGGGCACTCGGTCATCGTCAAGAAGATCAGCCTCCCCGAGATGACCGAGCCCGAGCTCGAGGAGTCCATCCACTGGGAGGCGGAGCAGTACATCCCCTTCGACATCGACGACGTCAACCTCGACTTCCAGATCATCGAGGGCGGCTCGTCGGAAGAGGGGAAGATGGACGTGCTGCTCGTCGCCGCCAAGAAGGACAAGATCGACGACTACACGGACCTGCTCATACAGGCCGGCCTCCAGCCGACCGTCGTCGACCTCGACGCCTTCGCCCTCCAGAACGCCTGGGAGATCAACTACGAGGTGGCGCCGGGGCAGAACGTCGCGCTCGTGAACATCGGCGCGGGGTTCACGAACATCTGCGTCCTGCGCAACGGCATGACCTCGTTCACCCGCGACATCTCGATCGGCGGGAACAACTACACCGACGCGGTCCAGAAGGAGCTCGCCATGAGCGCCGAGCAGGCCGAGCGGGTCAAGACCGGCGAGGAAGCCGCGCCGTCGCCCGAGGAGCTGCGCCGGGTGATGGACACGGTCAGCGAGAACGTCGCGGTCGAGGTGCAGCGCTCCTTCGACTTCTTCCGGGCCACGACCGCCGACCAGGACATCCACCAGGTCCTCCTCTCGGGCGGCAGCGCGAGGGTCGGCGGGCTGGACACCTTCCTCGCGCAGCGCCTGCGGACGCAGGTCGCGGTGTTCGACCCGTTCCAGAACATCAAGGTCAACCCGAAGAAGTTCGACCCGGACTACCTGAAGGAGCATGGCCCGGCCGCAGCCGTGGCAGTCGGGCTGGCCCTGCGGAAGGCAGGCGACCGATGATCAGGATCAACCTGCTCGCCCGGAAGGTCTCGAAGAAGAAGGCCGGCGCAATCCAGCACCTGGCCATCGGTGGCGCGGTGCTGTTGCTCCTCGTGGCGGCGCTGGCGTGGGTCTGGTTCGACCAGGCGGGGAAGCTGGCGAAGCTCAAGAGCGACATCGCCGCCCAGGAGGCCGAGAAGGTCCGCCTCAAGAACGTCAACGAGGAGAAGGCGAAGTTCGAGAAGGAGAAGACCGAGCTCGAGCGCAAGCTGGCGATCATCACCAAGCTCCAGAAGGAGCGGGTCGTCCCGGTGCACCTGCTCGACGAGCTGACCAAGATCATCGACATCGCCACGCCGATCTGGATCACGAACTACGCGTACACGCCGGCCGGGGTGACCATGGACGGCTACTCGCTCAGCCACGAGGCGCTGCGGCCCCTGGTCGACGGGCT is from bacterium and encodes:
- a CDS encoding PilN domain-containing protein, whose amino-acid sequence is MIRINLLARKVSKKKAGAIQHLAIGGAVLLLLVAALAWVWFDQAGKLAKLKSDIAAQEAEKVRLKNVNEEKAKFEKEKTELERKLAIITKLQKERVVPVHLLDELTKIIDIATPIWITNYAYTPAGVTMDGYSLSHEALRPLVDGLEKSPYYKGVELLFSERTDMQGREVFRFSIKSGVEQPE
- the pilM gene encoding type IV pilus assembly protein PilM codes for the protein MGLFKSKEVVGVDIGTHSIKVVELRWSGKSIQLQSFGIAPIPAQSIVDGAILDKGAIVDALQGLLREQKVRRKQTAMGLSGHSVIVKKISLPEMTEPELEESIHWEAEQYIPFDIDDVNLDFQIIEGGSSEEGKMDVLLVAAKKDKIDDYTDLLIQAGLQPTVVDLDAFALQNAWEINYEVAPGQNVALVNIGAGFTNICVLRNGMTSFTRDISIGGNNYTDAVQKELAMSAEQAERVKTGEEAAPSPEELRRVMDTVSENVAVEVQRSFDFFRATTADQDIHQVLLSGGSARVGGLDTFLAQRLRTQVAVFDPFQNIKVNPKKFDPDYLKEHGPAAAVAVGLALRKAGDR